Part of the Musa acuminata AAA Group cultivar baxijiao chromosome BXJ2-7, Cavendish_Baxijiao_AAA, whole genome shotgun sequence genome is shown below.
cttttgagctcttagaatcacagaaaagatcaagatttcggtgtgggtctgtttttttttagtgctgaatgggtggggtatttataggccccaacccaattcaaatttcgagctcaaaacgatcaaatcccgaaattccgggatcaggcggttgcacctcttgactggagaggtggcaccgcctggcagagctcgaagtctgagcttaggcggttgcacctctcgactggagaggtggcaccgcctggcagagctcgaagactgagctcagacggttgcatcttctctgtcaggggtggttgcaacttcctgccaaagctcgaagaccgagctcaggcggtgcatctcctgaccagagaagtttctcttctctgccagaggtgatcgcccctttctgccagaggtggttgcacctctctgccagaggtggttgcacctctctgccagagctcgaagactgagcttaggctgtgcatctcctggccagagaggtcgtacttctcttccagagctcgaagactgagctcggtgattgcatcaccaggcagagctcgaaacttgagctcaggcggtgctaccgcttgacagaggaggttgcaccgcccagtctcgcttggagactgagccctgggcggttgcaccgcctggctggagcggttgcacctcccagtctcgctgggagacttagcctgggcggttgcaccgcctggctggagcggttgcaccgcccagtctcgctgggagacttagcctgggcggtggcacctccctgcctgggcggttgcacctcccacagcttcttgggttcgaatgggttgaaccattcgacccaacttgagttcttcaggggcccaattgccccaggattaagctaatgggatcacctcccatttctaacttaatcaccgtgctaactacgattaaatctaagacaatttctgcagctttgcttcggtacgtcaattgctttttccggcgagtttccggtgaacttccgtcgatcatccgatgaaccctcggtgatgcttctgcggacttccggcaaactcctggactttgcgacgatccacttggcgagttccgacgagcttcgcttggcaagcttctggacttctcggatctgttcccgcagaacctccgacgaccgtccgtacttccgtcgaactctcgaactcccaacgtgatcatgaacttgactccggcgcaactcctactgcttgtctatctttcatcgtagttaatcctgcacacttatctcaacacatagattagacaacaaatgacaattgacttcatcatcaaaatccgagattcaacaggctagGGGTGTCgtagtaagacctttgacgcaagatTTCAAGGTTAAGGGAGTAAGAAGATTTAAAACTATGCAGTTTTAGCATGTGTCTAAACTTTGGGAAGAAGCTATTCAAAAGTGGTATACAGATTCTCACACCTCTCATCTTCACTATTTGAATCTAGCCGAAACCACAAAACCCACCAGGAAAGAACTAGCCCACAATATCTCTGTCATTTATGACAGAACTTGTTTATCAAGCCGAGTAAATCTGAGAAATTTTAAACTCTTGCTTGAAGAAAACCATAACCTTGAACAGAGGATTAAGAAACTTGAATCTTCTGTAAAAATATTATCCTCCTTATTTTCTGAGAACAAGCCTCTCACCCAATCTGAGGTTCAAAAATTGGTCCTAGAAATATCCAAACAGCCCAAGCTTATTGAAGAGGAAGCTTTAAGGTTGTCGCAGGACCTTAATCAAAAACTCCAAAGAATCGAAATCCTCTTGTCCAAAATAGAAAGACAGatctttggatgaatcacatatcctctaggaacacagaatcctacaaagaagctcTTAAGGCTACTGAGTCCATTGACCCCCCATCACTTGGATTCCTCAAAACAAgtgactgttaggatcaagagcactaagaggggggggtgaattagtgcagcggaaatttttcagcgattaaaacgaaagctgcgtttgttcgataaaaacgatttacgtctaaacgcagatttagaaagttctgaacttagaaatttattcgtaagatcgcagaaggcagtaaacagttatgattgaaatcaaaacgtaaacgtaaattgaaatatgatgatcgtacgaaaaaagccgatttacgtctaaacgcagattcggaaagttctaaacttagaaactcgttcgtaaaatcgcagaaggcagtaagctattgagaagtttgcagtgaaggtaaaattctcaaaggaaatgcaaactgagatttagagtagttcggtcaatcttgacctactccacttttggcttcctccaccgacgaggtcaccgacgtcaactagaggccttccttcaataggcgaaggccaaccacccttttacagattcactccttttgacgggcttaggagacaacccttacagaagttttctctcctttctttacaactcaaactttgaagaacagaaggaggagaacttttggtctttacaacagttttgagctctaaaaatcactgaaaaatatcaagatttcgggtaagttattactctctcagtgctgaatgggtggggtatttataggccccaacccagttcaaatttggagctcaaaactgtcaattcccgaaattccgggatcaggcggttgcacctcctgactggggcggttgcaccgcctagcagagctcgaagactgagcctctgggcggtgccacctctatcaggggcggttgcacctctctgccagagcttgaagaccgaactcaggcggttgcacctcctgactggggcggttgcaccgcctgccagagctcgaagaccgagctcaagcggtgctacctcctgtcaggagaggttgcaccgcctagtctagcttggagactaagcccaggcggttgcacctcctggctggggcggttgcaccacccagcctcgctgggagacttagcccaggcggtgctacctcctggcctgggcggttgcacctcttggcactatttcagatcattggttgggctccaaacttggcccaaaccagtccgaattcgggcccaattggcccctaaccgggttataagattaacacctaatcctaaccctaattaacatgctaactatgaatttaaagatatttcttaagctattacaaagtccgcaagtcaagacttcttccggcgagcttccggtgaacttccggcggtcttccgataaactctcggaaaccgttctgcggacttccggcaagctcctagacttcatgatttgatcttggcgagttccgacgagcttctttggcaagcttctggacttctcggatttgttcccgcaaaacctccgacgaccgtccgaacttccgtcgaactctcgaactcccaacgtgatcatagtcttgactccagcacaactccagctacatgtcttactttcatcgtagttaatcctgcacatgtaaaacaaaaacttcgatcgagacaattaatcctaagcaattaaccaagttgtccggcatgtcattggtccctcgacgcttcgtccgattcttcggcacatcgtcctctcctgcggcctaatgcccaatcggccagttgactctgcaactccgatatccttggcacaatacccgctcttcttggcccgatgcctgagtccacggctcgaagccttttgtcgatacgtcgaccgatccaccggcccgacgtccaatattctgacatgttcctccggcacaacatgattttcctgctttaattgtctcatcctgatcgaagtatcctgcgtcacttaaaacgaagattaaatcacaaacatacatcaagtggtttcatcatcaaaatacgagattcaatagtgactTTCCGGGAACTCTTAGCCATCAAGTTGCTGTAATCAAGCAGCACAACGTACAGATACAACTCCTGATACAAATAGCCGAAGACATAAAGGGAATACGAACAGAACTACAAACAATACGGGAGTTACAACAAACAAGATCAACACAATCTCAGGTGGTGCCTGACGATCTGATCACCAAATTAGCGAATCTTAACCTAGGCCCCTCGGAAAGGCCTAAGGAAACAAAAAGCAAAATTCTGGTTTTCAAGGATCCTATAAAAATCCTTCAAGAAGTAAAAAGATGACCTCCAGAACGCAAACCTAGGAAGTATCCACATCAACTCCTCTTATAGAAGATCAGATTAAAAGCTATAggagaaaccagaggagaatatttAACGCCAGACGACGACTTGGGCAATTCATTCTCAGGAGCCCAGACCCAAGCATACAAGTTCTAGAACAGCAAATAGACCCTCAAGCACAACTACAGCtatccatgagggaaagagcGGCAATAGCACCAGCTGAAATACTGTATCACTCAAGAAGAGACGATGCGCATCACAAGGTCTACACGCATCGATCAGAAGAGGCCATGCTAGTCACCAGTAACCAGGAAGACAGGGCCTTCATACAGGAGCAAAGCTTTGACCAACTGGTCAAAAGCGGAATGAGATATACATCTCGGGATCCTACAAACTAGAATCCAAACGCTCCACAGACAGGAAGAAGGAACACTAGCACTATTAGTATTCCGAGATAATAGGTGGGCTGATGacaggtccatcattgcaacCATGGAAGTAGACCTGACCAGAGGAAGTCAACTGGTCTATGTCATACCAGATACTATGATGACGGTGGGAGATTTTTACCGCAATATACAAATCTCCATACTAACCCGTGGATATGatacatggcagaatggagaagcAAATTTGTTGATCACTAGGGGAATggtggggcgactttcaaataccccgaatatcgcctttgcatatgaaatttcTGGGGTGGTGGATTACCTGACAAACCATGGCGTAAGAGCTCTACCGGGCAGAAGGTATTCCATAACAGAAATCAGAGGAAGGGACTGGATGATTAGGCCGACTTAGGTCTCAATCCCAATGCAGCCTGCCGAACTCAGAAGTCGAAACCTAATTGATGGAAGGATCTCCATTAGTTTCGATAATTACAAAGCCGCATCAACATCCAGCCGGATCAACTACAATGCTGCGGACAACGAAGCATTCAGCGATGAAGAAGAAATCAGGAGTCACATAATAGCTGTCAACATTCAATTATCAGACGACAGCGACAATGAGGCGGAGGAACTACGCAAAAACCTTAATTCCTACTTTCAAGATACCTACATCTCAGAAGGGGAAGGGGAGACACCATACCCCCAGAAGCCCCAAAAGGAAGTGATTGCAGTAGGACTAGAAGAAGAACTAGTAATGGAATACCCCCAACTAGCAAAATTATCACAAcaggtatattcatcatctgTTGTGTCAAATTACAGGCCACCTACGGATTCAACTATGGGCCCAGCAAATTACCCCCCGGCGGTGAATATAGAATCCACAAGCCAAAGGCCAGCATATGAAGGGTACTCAAGACAACCAAGGTTTAAGGCAAAGGATTCTTCAGAAACTTGGAACCTCCCTTCAGCTTTTCAGCAGCAAGGAGCAATATTCATAATTCCATCCCAATTAGGAATGTTTGATGAAGTTTTCATGAGATGGGAATCAATAACAAAAAATTTGGTCTCATTACAAGGATTTACAGATCCCTTAGCAAAGATGGAGTTCATTGAAAATCTGCTTGGGGAAGCAGAAAAATTAGCATGGATCCAGTGGCAAATGGCCTATCCGGAAGAATACCAACTGCTGATGGCCAATGCAGATGGAATCGGAGGAACGCAGAATATCCTCTCACAGCTAAGGACAATCTTCATACTAGAAGACCTATTCCAGGGTTCAACAACGGCGCAAGAAGAAGCCTACAgagaccttgaaaggttatcctgCACGAACCTCAAGTATATTAATCAATTCTTAAACGATTACATGAGGCTTGCATCCAAGACAAGAAGGCTGTTCATAGGCCCAGAACTCTCCGAAAAGCTATGGTCCAAAATGCCTGGAGAGCTAGGAAAAAGAATCAAGGAGGCGTTTGAAGCAAAATACAGGGGAAACACTATAGGAGTTATCCCAAGGATACTCTTCTCCTACAAATACCTGGAAGCGGAATGCAAGGATGCTGCATTCAGAAGAGCATTAAAGGATTTATCATTCTGCAGTGAAATCCCTATCCCAAGATACTACAATAAGCCTGAAAGGAAGTATGGGGTAAGGAGGTCAACAACCTACAAGGGTAAACCCCACTCATCCCACGCCAGAATTGAGAAAAGAAAACACTTGATAAGGAACAAGAAATTCAAGTGCTACCTATGCGGAGAGGAAGGGCACTTTGCAAGAGAATGCCCTAATGACCGCAAAAATATCAAGTGAGTCGCTATGTTCGAACAATTGGACATCCCAGATGACTACGAGATACTATCAGTACAAGAAGGGGAAAACTAGAGCGACGCAATCTATTCAATTTCCGAAGGAGACGACATAGAAGACCTacagcatggtattcactccttcactCAAAAAATTTTTGCattaatagaagatagtagaacttggtggataaGACCCGAGTTAGGGTACCGGGCAAGGATACAAGTTTCCCAAGCACAAGCCGAATGCAGAcacatatgggaaatcaacaccGAGCTACCACCCAGTCTTGAAAGGTGTAAATGCTGCAAAAGAGCATCACAGAAGAGGCACAGGAGGCATTGTCCCTTGTGCAAGATCACTTCATGCGGGATGTGTAGTATGTattattttgacaaaagaacCCCCGTCATGATGGAAGAACTCACAAGGTATGAGCCCAAAAACTTGCTTCAGCAACAACAAGATTTCATTAATCACTGTGAAGCAGAGATAAGTAGGCTCAAGATAGCTGTAGAATCCGAGCAACAAAAGACCAGAGAGCTTGAAGAAATGCACGTCCAGTCCATAGCCATAGCCCAAGAAAACCTCCGTCTAAAAAACGAGGTACTAGAGCTTAAGGAAAAATATGACAAACTGGAAAGGGAAGTAATGGAAGTAGACAGACTGAGACTATAAAAGGCTGATCTCTTAAAGGAAATACAAAGGTTAGAAAAAGGGAAAATGGAAGAAAGCGAGGAAGCCTTCGTCCTACTGGAAGAAGAAACTCAGAAAATCCTATCcatggaaacaaaggaaacaagTGGATCAAAAAGATCCAAGAATATGCTCTTTAACTTAAAGGTACAAATTGAAATCCTGAATATTCCCCCTTTTGAAGTTAATGTCATACTAGATACAGGTGCCACTACCTGTTGCATAGACGAAAAAGCTGTACCAGATGCCGCGATGGAAGAAAACCCCTACATAGTACATTTCAgcgggattacctccaaaactaCAGCAAATAAAAAACTGAAAGGAGGCAAAATGACTATTGGGGATAACACCTTCAGAATCCCATACACTTATGCGTTTACAATGAGGCTTGGGGATGACATCCAGATGATAATCGGATGCAATttcataagggcaatgcaaggaggagtaaggatagaaggtaacaTAGTCACTTTTTATAAGAACCTTACTACGGTTAGCACACTACCCTACATCCCAGCCGCAGCAGCCATAGAGGAATTGGATCTCGAAGAAGATGACTACATCCAGATCCAAGAAGCAGTGTACTTCTCAGCAGAAGCCCAACAGAGCGATAGTACTATCAGGGCAAAATTTGGAGGCTTACTAAATCAACTAAAAGCCCAAGGATACATCGGAGAGGACCCCCTTAAGTACTGGGGAAAGAACAAAATTcagtgcaaactagagatcaaaaACCCTGATTTTATAGTAGAAGACAAGCCCCTGAAACACCTTACACCGCAGGCCAAGGAAGCATTTTCAAAGCACATAAGGGCCCTACTGGAAATAGGAGTAATAAGGCCCAACAAGAGCAGGCACCGGACGACGGCCATAATTGTCAACTCAGGGACAACTATTGATCTAACTACTGGAATGGAGAAAAAGGGCAAAGAAAGGATGGTTTTCAATTACAAAAGGCTAAATGACATTACGGAAAAAGACCAATATAGCCTTCCCGGAATCAACACCATCCTAAAAAAAGGTCAGCAATAGCAAAGTATATTCGAAATTTGACCTAAAGTCTGGTTTCCATCAGGTTGCTATGCACCCGGATTCAATTGAATGGACTGCCTTTTGGGTTCCTGatggactatatgaatggcttgctatgccatttgggctaaagAATGCACC
Proteins encoded:
- the LOC135616362 gene encoding uncharacterized protein LOC135616362, translating into MEESEEAFVLLEEETQKILSMETKETSGSKRSKNMLFNLKVQIEILNIPPFEVNVILDTGATTCCIDEKAVPDAAMEENPYIVHFSGITSKTTANKKLKGGKMTIGDNTFRIPYTYAFTMRLGDDIQMIIGCNFIRAMQGGVRIEGNIVTFYKNLTTVSTLPYIPAAAAIEELDLEEDDYIQIQEAVYFSAEAQQSDSTIRAKFGGLLNQLKAQGYIGEDPLKYWGKNKIQCKLEIKNPDFIVEDKPLKHLTPQAKEAFSKHIRALLEIGVIRPNKSRHRTTAIIVNSGTTIDLTTGMEKKGKERMVAMHPDSIEWTAFWVPDGLYEWLAMPFGLKNAPAIF